The Cloacibacillus sp. nucleotide sequence CCATCTCCGGCGGGAAGCGCAGCACGCGTCCCGGCAGGACACCAAGCCCCTCCGTCTTCGGGCTCTCTTCACTAGCCTCAAAGAGCAGCTGCATGCCGAGACAGATTCCCAGCAGCGGACGTCCGCTCTTCGCAGCCCCTCTGACCGCCTCTTTGATGCCGCGGCGTTCGAGTTCCGCCATCGCGCTCCCGAACTCCCCGACGCCAGGCAGGATCACCGCATCGGCAAGCAGTATCTCCTTTGCGGTGGAGGCCCTCATGTTTACCGCGCCGAGGCTGTCGAGAGCGTTCTTCATACTCTTGAGGTTTCCCGCACCGTAATCAATGACCGCGATCATTATCTCTCCGCTCCTTTATGACGTGAGGCAAGCTCCCGTAATACTTCGTCAAATGGCACCTCCGCCGCGACACAGGCGACAAGCAGATGGTAGAGCAGGTCGGCCGCCTCATAGCGGAAGCCGCCGCGGTCCTTCGTGGCGCAGGCGAGCGCCGTCTCGACGCCCTCTTCGCCGACCTTCTGCGCCACACGCGAGAGTCCCGACCGCAGCAGGCGCGCCGTGTAACTCTCCTGCGGGTCGTCGTCTTTCCTGACGTTGAGATAACGCCAGAGACGCCCCAGAAATGTCGCCTCCGTCGAATCGGCCTCGCCGCAGAGGCTGCGGTAGAAGCAGCTGCGCTCACCGGTGTGGCAGGCGGAACCCTGCGGCTCAACGAGCGCGAGCAGCGTATCTCCGTCGCAGTCGATCCGCAGCTCACGCAGGCACATACGGCTGCCGCTCGTCTCTCCTTTGTGCCAGAGTTCGCCGCGCGAACGGCTCCAAAAGACCATCTCGCCGCATTCCGCCGTCTCGGCGAGCGATTCGGCGTTCGCCCAGGCGGTCATCAGTACCTCGGCGGTGACAACATCCTGTACGACGACGGGAACGAGCCCCTTTTCGTCAAACTTTATCAATGAAAGGTCTATTTTTGTCATTTATATTTTCCTCTTTTTTATCTATTCGGAGCAGGCTTTCATGGCCTCCGCGAGCGTTATGCCGCCCTCGTAGAGGCTTTTTCCGATCACGGCCGCGTCGACGCCCGCCGCGGCAAGCGCGCGGATGTCATGAAGATCCGTCACGCCGCCGGCGGCGGCGATAAAACGGCCGCGGGCCGCGAGCGCCTCATATACTGAGGCGTCCGTCCCCGCCATCATCCCGTCGCGCTCCGTCTGGGTCACAAGGAAGGAGGAGAAGCCCATCCCCGAGAGCCTCGCTACGGCCTCCGCCGCGTCAAGCGCCGTACTCTCAAGCCAGCCGGAGTGTACGACCCTGCCGCCCCGGAGATCCACGGCGGCCATTATTTTTTCACCGAAGCGTGCGCTCAGTTCGGAGGCCCGCTCCATATCCTTAAAGATCAGGCTGCCGGCCATCACGCGGTCCGCGCCGGCCTCTAACGCGCACGCCACAGACTCGGCGCTGCGCAGCCCGCCACCGTACTGGACAAAGAGGCCAAGGCCCGCTATTTCGGAGAGCTCTTTCAGGTGCTTAGGCACCCCCTCCTTCGCCCCTTCAAGATCGACGACATGGATATGGCCGCATCCCGCCGCCATAAATCCCTTCGCCGCCTCGACCGGCGAGAGCTGATATTCGCGCCGCCGCGAATAGTCGCCCTGCGTGAGGCGGACCACTTTGCCGTCATATAGGTCTATCGCCGGCAGGATTATCATAACCAGAGCCCCTTTGTGCTGGGGTCGACCTCTGCGGGGGCGAGCGCCTCTTTAAGCGCCAGCCCTACCCCCTTAAAAACCGCCTCCGCGGCGTGGTGTGAGTTATCGGCCTCCAGCAGCGCGATGTGAAGCGTCAGCCCCGCCTCGCGCGCAAAACCGGTAAAGAACTCGGGAACCAGTTCCATATCAAAATCGCCGCACCTCTGGGAGGGAAATTCACCCCGCCACCAGAGGCCGCCGCGGCCGCTGAAGTCCAGCGCCACACGCGCGAGCGAACCATCCATCGGCAAGAGCGCGGAGCCGTAGCGGCGTATCGGCGCGGCGCCGGCGATCTTCCTCAGAGCCTGCCCCATCGCGATGCCGATATCCTCCGAAAGATGGTGATAGTCGACCTCGATATCCCCGCGGGCCTTTATACTGACGCCCAGCGCCGCACGGTGGCAGAGCAGATCCAGCATATGCGAGAGAAAACCACAGCCGGTTTCCAGTGAGCGTTCCCTTTTATCATTACTCAGCAGAAGCTCTATCCGCGTCTCTTTGGTGTTCCGCGATATCTTCGCCTCCATCATGCCGCCCTCACCACCGCCTCTATCGCGTCCACAACGCCGAAGAGCGAGTTCCAGCGCAGCTGCACTGAAGAGATACCGGCGACGAGACGCAGCGAGACGGGCATCGTCTCCTTTATCACGCGCAGGCCGTTAGCCTTCAGCGTGCTTCCCGTCTGCACGACGTCGAAGATGCAGTCCGCGAGGCCGAGCGCCGGGGCAAGCTCTACCGAACCGTTGAGTTTCAACAGCTTTATTTGAACGCCCCATTCCGCGAAGGTCTTCTCCGCGAGGCGCGTATATTTCGTCGCAACCTTGAGCCCCATGAGGCCGGAGATGTGGCCACCAAATTTTTCCGCCATCTCTCCGGGACCCGCGACCGCCATCACGCAGCGTCCTCTGCCGGTGTCGAGCAGCTCGGTGAGCGCGATGCCCGCCTCCTCTATCACGTCGTTTCCGGCAAGCGCCAGATCAGCCGCGCCGTAGTGGACCATCGCGGGGACGTCGGAGGGCTTCGACAACAGATAGCGGAAGCTGGCCTCCTCGATCACCAGGTTGCGCCCCGCCTCTTTCAGCTTCGCGGTGGGCAGTCCCGCACGCGCCAGAATGTCCACGCAGCTGTCGAGCGAGCGCCCCGTGGGAAGTGCGAATGTCAGCATGAGAGTACCTCCGATTCAAACTTGTTCAATGATATTTCACCGCCGCGGGGAAGCAGAGTCACCTTTCTGCCACCCAGGTCGATCCACCATTTGTATCCGCGCAGAGAGGCCGTCGAAAGGGATTCCTCCCTGTCTTTCGTCCAGCTCAGCTCAAAGGCGGTATCCTTCTTTGAGAGCGCGTCCGCGTAGCGCAGCGCCTCCGAATTATCGCAGCCGCCGCCCCAGAGCATCATCAGCGGCGCGGGGGCGGGAGAGGCGCAGTGCGCGGCAAGCTCCTTCAGGTTAAGCGCGAAGCCAGCGGCCTGTCCCTCGATCCCCTCTTTCGCGAGCAGCCCGTCATAACGGCCGCCGCCGCCGAGCAGGACGCCGTCCGCCGCCGAATAGGCGTTGTAGATAGGGCCGCTGTAGTAGCCGAGATCACGCACAAAGCTCAGGTCAACACGCAGCCGTTCCGCGTAGCCGAGCTTGCAGAGGCTGTCGCAGAGACGCTTAAGCGGCATCAGCACCGAGGGATCGTCAAACAGACCCATCGCCTCGCCCAGCACCGCGACGTCACCCTTTAGCGTGGGCAGCCGCCGGAGCAGACGCGTCTTATCTTCCGAAAGTTCGAATCCGTCGAGCAGCGCGTTATATTTTGTATAAGCCCTTTCTTGCAGAGCCTCGATAAGTTTTCCCGCGCAGCTTTCTGAAAGCCCGCCGAGGATGCCGGCGAGTACGGAGACGTCGCCAAGCACCAGCGCCGAACGCTCGATACTCAGCAGGTCGAGCGTGCGCAGAAGCAGGCCCGCCGTCTCCGCGTCGGCTCCGGAGTCCTCCCAGCCGATCAGCTCGACGCCGACCTGATTCTCCTCAAGGTTGTACTTCGGAGGCAGCGGCACGGCAAAGACCCGGTCGGCGTAAGAGAGGCGCAGCGGCCTTTCGCTGCGCGCGTGGTGGCTGCCGAGATAGGCGACCGCCGAGAGCGTAAGGTCGCCGCGCAGCACGCAGGGCTCGCCGAGCGGCGACATCATCGGGATGAGCCGACGCGCGCGCGCCGGTGAAATCTTGCTCCAAACATCCTCCACCAGCTGAAACTCCGCGGGGCTGAAAGGATGGTATCCGTAAAGGGAAAAAAGATGCATCGCCGCACCCCTGCAATACTCCATATTGGCCGCGATCGCTCCGCCAATGTTATTACACCCCTTCGGATTTCTGTTCATCATCTTCATCCCTTCATCATTTTAGCTATCATTTTACTTAATTAAAGTGATAGCTTGATAATTTTGTAAGCGAGTTATATAATAACACTCGTTTGCCGCTTTTGCAAATGTGAAACACTATAAATCCGGCAAAAACATATAATATAACGGCAGACCGACTGTGAGAGGCTGACAAACGAAATCAAGGAGCCAATAGATATGGAGAGAGAATTCAAGGCCGACGCCCTTATATTCGATATAGACGGAGTGCTGCTCGACGTAACCGGATCATTTCCCGAGGTGATACGGCAGGCCGTCTCTACCGGCTGGGAGCATTTCTGCGGCGGCGCCTCGGACGCCCACGGCTACAACGCGGGACACGAACGCGTATTAAAACGTCACGGAGCCTTCAACGACGACTATGATATCGCTTGGACGCTTCTCTCAATGGCGGCGGCGAGCAGGGAAAAACTCCTCTCGCGGGCGCTGCCCTCGCCGGAAAGGCTGCTCTCCGAGCTGAAGAGCTTCCGAGCCCCCGTCCCGGAATGGGTGACGGCCAGATACGGCCGGCTCGTCCCGCGCCCCGAGGTGCGCGCGCTATGCGCCGAACTTTATGGCGGTAGGGGCTATGGACTGCATCTGCTTGAGAGACCGATGATAAAAAAACACTGGCGGGAGCTTGGCCTGCCGGTGGCGATATATTCGGGACGCAACGGCCTTGAATGGGAGCTCGGCAAAGAGAGCCTAGGATGGAACGACTTTCCCGACGAACTGATAATACACTCCGACAGCGGCATCACGAAGCCATCGCCGGAGGGCCTTGAGATACTCTGCCGGCGGCTCGGCGTCTCTTCGCCCGTATTTTTCGGCGACACCGCGAGCGACATGCAGGCGCAGGCGGCCTTCGGGAAGGGACGTTTCGCGGCGGTCGGCCCGCTGCTGCCGGAGGCGGAGTTCCGTTACGACACCACGGAGGAGGCCGTCCGAGCCGCGATAGCCACTGCAAATCCTTAAAAAGGAGACTAAAAAACCATGCAGAATATAGAGGAACTTTTTCGCTCGCTGGCGCGCCCGGCGATCCGCGACCTCGAGCCGTACGACGCCTCGGTCAGCGGGAATCCGCTGATACGGGTATCGGCAAACGAAAATAACGAGGGGCTGCCGGAGTCCGTTCTTACGGCGATGCGAAACGCGCTTGCAGAGGGCAACCGCTATCCCGACAGCCGCAATACCTCTCTGCGCGAAAAGCTGGCCGCACGCTTCTCTCTGAGGCCGGAACAGATAATCACCTCCGGCGGTCTGGACGGGCTCTTCACAATGCTTGGACGCGCCTTCCTCGACCCGGGCGACGAGGTCGTCTGCGGAGAGTGTACTTTTGGCGTCTACGCGGAGACGGCGCTCATCGCCGGCACCTCCGTTAAAACGGTTCCGCTCGGCGAGGGATACGTCCAGCTGCCGGCGGACTTCGCCGCCGCCGTGGGCCCCGCGACAAAAATGCTCTTCTTCTGCAACCCCAACAACCCCACCGGCACGCTGGCGGAGCCTGCCTCCGTACGTGAAATGCTGAAAAAAATACCGCGGCGGGTCGTCGTGATCCTTGATGAGGCATACCTTGACTTCGCGGATGCCGACGGAGATGCCTCCTTCAAACTCCTCGAAGAGTTCCCCAACCTCGTCATCTGCCGCACCTTCTCAAAGATATTCGCCCTCGCCGGGCTGCGCATCGGCTGGGCCGCAGCGCACCCCGGCCTGCTCGACTGCCTTTACCGCGTGCGCGAACCATACTGCGTCACCGCCATGGCCGAGGCCGGAGCCTGCGCGGCGCTTGACGAAGTGGGGCGTTTTCGGAGAACACGGACAATGGTCGCCTGCGAGCGGGATAAACTCTGCACCCTGCTGAGCCGCCTCGGCGTAAAATATATCCCCTCGCAGACAAACTTCGTGCTGATCTTCCCGCAGGAGAGATACGAGCCGCTCTCCGCCGCCTTCATCCAAAGAGGCATCGCCGTACGCCGCCTCTCGCTGCGCGGCGAGCGCGTGATGCGCATCTCCGTAGGATTACCGCAGGAAAATAGGCAGGTTGAGAGGGTGCTCTCCGATATATTCGGCTAGAATCGTCATACGAATATAAGATCCGGGGAGGAATTGAAGGTGGAAGATTTTATATATTCCTATAAAAAGATGTTCGCCAATTACTTCATATTTGAGGGGCGGACGTCGCGAAACGATTACTGGCAGGCGATCGCGATAAATATAATCATCGGAGCCGTTCTCATGACGCTGAGCCGCCTGCTGTCCATATTCGGCATTTTAAGTTACATCTACGGCGTCGCCGCCGTCGTGCCGGTCCTGGCAATGACGGTACGCCGCCTGCATGATACGGACAAGAGCGGCTGGTGGGCGCTGGCGGCGTTTTTCCCGGCGCTCAACATAATTTTAGTAGCCTACTGCTGTATGGCGGAGGCCCCACGCGGCGGAAACAGATTCGGATATTAAGGCGCCGCCAATTCAAACCATAAAAAATCCGGCCCCGAAAGGCCGGATTTTTATCTATCAATCGGGATTTTTATTTAGGAATCGTTCCCTCAACGCCCTCAACGAACCAGTTCATCGAAAGCATCTCGCCGTCGCTGAGCTTTTTGCCCTGCGGCACTACGACCTTACCGTCCTGTCCCTTGATCGGGCCGGTGAAGACGTCCCATTTACCGTCAAGAATCCTCTGCTTCTCCGCCGCGACGAGTTTTTTCGTATCCTCTTTGACATCCTTGCCGAACTTCGAGAGGTCTACCATACCGTCCTTCATGCTCCACCACACCTGCTGTGACTTCCAGGTACCGTTGGCGATCGCCTTTGTGGAGTAGTCGTAGTATTTGCCCCAGTTCCATACGGGGGTTACGAGGTGGCGCGTCGGTGCGTACTTGTCCATCGGGTAGTTGTAGCCGACGACCCACATGCCGAGCTCTTCCGCGGCCTGCGGCGCGCCGCCGGTATCGGCGTGCATCGCTATCGTGTCGCACTTCGCGTCGAAGAGGGCCTTTGTGGCCTCCTTCTCCTTTGCCGGGTCATGCCATGTGTAGATCCAGACGACCTTGACCTTCGCCTGCGGGTTCACCTTGCGCACGCCGAGCGTGAAGGCGTTGATGCCGCGAATGACCTCGGGGATAGGGTAGGCGGCGACAAAACCGATGAGGTTGGACTTCGTCGCTTTGCCCGCGACGATGCCTGAAAGGTAGCGCGGCTGGTACATACGGCCAAAATATGTGCTGACGTTAGGAGCGACTTTATAGCCTGAGCAGTGGTTGAAGTAGACGTCGGGATACTTCTTCGCGACGTTGATGACGTGGTCCATATAGCCGAAGGAGTTTGCGTAAACGACCTTCGCGCCGTTACGGATAGCCGTCTCCATGACGCGTTCGGCATCCGGCCCCTCGGGAACGGACTCGACTATCGAACCCTTCACTCCGGGGTTGGCCTTCTCCATCGCCTGACGGCCAAGGTCGTGCATGTAGTTATACCCGCCGTCGGCGACGGGGCCGACATAGATAAATACCGGTTTCTGATCCTCAAGCTTGATCGGAGCCAGGGCAAAGGCCGAGGCCGAAAAAGCCATTACAAGCAGCAACGCGAGCAAAATGCCTTTTTTCATTACAAATTTCCTCCCCAGATATTTTCGTTAGAGCCAATGGCTAACATTTGTTTAGAATAGCACAGCGAGATAATTTTTTCCATATTTTTCGACAGGCCCGACGCTGCGCCTGATGATCCCGGCAGATGTCTACGAACAAAAAATTTTTGCACAAATGAGAAAACAGCTTTTCAAAAATGGGCGGGCCTGATATTATACTAGACAACATCTAATATAAGACGAGGTCAAATAATATGAAAAAATGCGCCTGCCGTGGTTCCTTTCTGGAAAGATTTATTCAGCCCTCAATCCTTCTGCTTTTAAATGAAGAGCCTATGCACGGCTTCTCAATATTAAAAAGGCTCTACAAAAGCGACGTTATGGACTACAGCAGCATAGATCCCACCGGACTCTACCGTACGCTGAAAAAGATGGAGGAGGCGGGGCTGCTCGCTTCGCGTCTGGAAACGGGAAACCCGCTCCAGACCAAACGTATCTATGAGATAACCCAGGAGGGACGCGTCTGCCTCGTCTTCTGGAAGTCGACGCTGCTTGACTATATAGCCAAGATAGAGCGGCTGGCGGATGCCATTCCCGATACGGTCGAGGACGGCATGTAAGCGGAGCGAACTTTTCGCGGCGGGTTCGCCATCTTCCCAACCGGGATGAGACCTCTCCTTTTCGCGGCATGGGAGACAAAACCGGCCATATCTAAGAGATAACATAGATGCTTTATCAGCCCGCGCATAGAAGCGGGACTGAATATGAAACGGATGATATCCGTCAAAGAGGAGAAAACAACGGTGAATAAGACACTGGAAAAGGCAGGAACGGGCAAAGAGCTGACGAGGGAGGATGCGCTGGAACTTCTAGCCATCCGCAATGGGAGCGCCGATTATTATACGCTGCTGGGGACCGCCAATGCCGAAGCGCGTACACGTTTTCAGGGACGCGGCACGATATTCGCGCAGATTGGTCTGAATGCCTCTCCCTGTCCGGCAAACTGCGGTTTCTGTTCCCTGGTGAAGGATGTCTTTAAGGAGAAAAACAGCTTTCTGCTGCCGGTGGAGACGGCCGAGAAGATGGCCGACGCCCTGGTCGGACAGAAGGTGGACGAACTGTTTTTGATGACCACGGCAAATTATCCGCAGGCGGATTTCCTCGAATATGCGGCGCGGATACACAAACATCTGCCGAAAGGGATGCGTTTCGTGGCCAACCTCGGAGATTTTGACCGTGAATACGCGAAGAAGCTACGTGAAGCCGGCTTCACGGGCGTATATCATATCCGCCGCCTCGGAGAGGGGCGCGATACGCAGCTCCCTCCGGAACAGCGCCTCCGTACGATGGACGCCGTCAGGGACGCGGGGATGGAATTGTATTATTGTGTCGAACCGATCGGACCTGAGCATACCGCGGAGGAGCTGGCCGATGAAATATTTCGCGCCAAAGATTACCCCGTCGAGGTCATGGCCGTCATGAAGCGGGTCTGCGTACCGGGAACGAAGCTCTATGAGCACGGTGAGATCTCCGCGGCCGAGCTGGCGAAGATCTGCGCGGTGACGGAGCTCTGCGTAAAGCCAAAACGGGCGATGGGGGTACACGAGCCGGACGAACTATGTCTGATGGCGGGGGCGAACCAGATTTACGCCGAGGTAAGCGTCAACCCGCGTGATTTGAACCTCTCCACGGAGACCGGACGCGGCGCCTCAATCGCCAGGACGCACGCGCTGCTGGCCGCCGCCGAATGGAAAAGGTAAGCGAGCCGTGCCTGTTTTCCTGAACGTAATAAGATATCAGCCATAACGGGGAGTGAAAAATAATGACGACAAAGATAGTTCTGGTAGGAGGTTTTCTTGGCGCAGGCAAGACGACGCTTTTGTGCCGGCTGGCAGAGGTCATGAGGGAAAGCGGCCGCCGCGCGGCCTTTATCACCAACGACCAGGCGCCGGAGCTCGTGGACACCATCCTCATTAAAAATATCTCGCCCTCCGTGGGGGAGATCAGCGGCAGCTGCTTCTGCTGCAACTTCAACGGGTTCGTCGGCGCGGCCAAAAAGCTCATAGAAGAGTTCCAGCCGGAATTCATCTTCGCGGAACCGGTAGGCAGCTGCACCGACCTCTCGGCGACGATCATACAGCCGCTGAAAGACCTATACGGCAGAGAGATGGCAGCCGCGCCGCTCTCGGTGCTCTGCGATCCGCGCAGGCTGCGGAAGGTGCTTGAAAAAAGCTGCGCTGACATCCATCCCAGCGCCGCCTATATCATCGAAAAACAGCTTGAAGAGGCGGATCTGATATTGATCAGCAAGTCCGACACCGTTACCGCCGACGAATTATCCTCGCTTATTGACGACGCTTCGGCGAGATGGCCGCTGGCGAAGGTGATGGCCGCCAGCGCCAGGAATGGCCGCGGCGTGACGGAATGGCTCTCGGAGACGCTCGCGGCGAAGGCGGCGGGGACCCATATCGCCGACATAGATTATGACCGCTACGCAGAGGGAGAGGCGGCTCTCGGCTGGCTCAACGCAAAAGTGAGACTGCGCGGCGGCGGCATCCGCTGGGACGATTTCACGGAAAGGCTGACCTCCTCGCTGAGCGGCCATTTTGACGCCCGCGGCAGCGCCGTGGGGCACATAAAGCTGATAGTCAGATGCGGCGGCCACGTAACCGTGGCAAACGTGACCGGCGGGATAGAGACCTTAACCCGGCGCGGCGCGGCCGGCTGCGGCGACAGCGCCGAAATGACGGTCAACGCCAGGGTCGAGACTACGCCTCAGGAGCTGGAAAAGGCGGTGCGTGAGAAACTTGCCGAGGCCTGCGGAAAGGACATCGCCGCGGATGTCGTCGATATCCTTTCGTTACAGCCTGGCAGACCAAATCCGACGCACAGATACGAAGAGGTAATCGCGTAAATAACAGGCACACAAAAATGGGAGATGAGTCAAATGGCGGCAAACTGCGGCAATGAAAGAAGTTTTGAAGTCATAACGGAGAGATGTCTGGCCTATTACAACGCTCCGGCGGGGAGAAAACCGCTGGAGATAATCTCGGAGGTCATGGACGACGTGAATTTCCCTATGCACAACTTCGCCCACCATTACCTGGTCCCCGCAGTACTGCTGACGGCGGTCTGCGTAAAGGAGGGCACGCCCCCGGATATCTACCAGAAGAAAATGGCGGAGGTTGCCGCACGCGCGAAAAACGTGCTGCCAGCCTTCTGCGGCCTCTACGGGGCCTGCGGCGCCGCCGTCGGCTGCGGTATCTTCATGAGCGTACAGACCGGTACCACCCCTCTGTCAAAAGAGACGTGGGGGCTCTGCAACCACGCGACCGCCGGCGCGCTCGAAAAGATGGCGGATATGGGCGGCCCGCGCTGCTGCAAAAGAAACACCTTCGCGGCCCTCGCCTACATGAAAGGATATCTCGTGGAAAAGCTCTCCATCGACCTTGAGATACCAAACGAGATAAAATGCGCCTACAGCAAGTTCAACAACGAATGCCTGAAAGAAGACTGCCCCTATTACGACGATAAAAAGGAGGATGCTAAGTAATGAGAAAACTCCTCCATTTGACCTTTATCCTCACTTTTGCGGCGCTCATCCAGGCAGGCGGCGCAGACGCCGCTGAGAAACTCACGGTCGGCAATACCGGAAGCAGTATCAAACCGGCGATGGTGGTGCTCGCGCACCAGATGGGATACTACAAAGACGAGGGGCTCGACGTCGAGATAAAACAGATATCGAACCTCAACGAGGGCGTTACCGCCGTGCAGATGGGCAAGCTCGACATTCTGCCGCTCGGAATAATCCCCTCGCTCACCTTCATCGCCAAAGGCGCGGACCTCGTCATCTACGGCGGCACGATCGCCGAGGGCGGACAGGGGATAACGCTGCCGCAAAACAAAGACAAGTACAAGGATATGAAAAGCTTCAAGGGCAGGAAGATCGGCGTCCACCGCCCGGAGACCGGCCACATGATCGCCAAGGCGAAGATGCGCGAGGCGGGGCTGGATCTCGACAAAGATGTGGAGATAATCCGCATCGACGGTTTCCAGTCGATCATTGAGGCCGTCTCCAAGGGCATCGTCGACATCGGTTTCGTCAACAGCGGCTTCGGCCTCATCGCCGAGAAGAGGGGTCTCGCCGTCGCCTTCAACATCGGCGGCATCGCGCCAAACGCGGTCTGCTGCCGCCAGACCACCTCGCGCGCCGTCTATGATTCCAAACGCGGCGCGCTCGTGAAATTCCAGATCGCCAACCTGCGCGCCTATAAGCTCATGATGGACGACCCCGGTACGGCGGTCAAAAAGCTCATGGAATATTCGGGGCAGCCGGAGGACTATGTAAAATACTGTCTATATTCAAACGTCATGGTGATCACGATGGACCCTGCGGTCAACCGTATCAAAGACTTTTATGAAATCATGGATAAAAACGGCGACCTGCCGAAAAATCCTAAAAAAGAGATCACGAACAATATCGACGCCTCGATCTACCGCGTGGCGCTGGACGAGATGATCAAGCGCTATCCCAAGGACGCCTCCTTCAAAAAGATGGACAGGGAGTTCGCGGTCAACAACCTCTGATGGACGAGAGATACGCGATCGAAGCGGACGACATATCGTTCAGCTACGCCACGGAGAGCCCCGTCCTCCGTGGCCTTTCGCTGCGCGTGCGGCGCGGAGAATTCGTCTGCGTCCTCGGACACAGCGGCTGCGGCAAGAGCACGCTGCTCAGCCTTCTCATGGGCCTTCTCGAGCCCTCCTCCGGTTCAATAAAGATTGAGGGCGAACCGATGCGCGGACCGGCGACCGATAGGGCGATTGTCTTTCAGGACTACTCGCTCTTTCCCTGGATGACGGCGCGGCAAAATGTCGCCTTCGGCATCGAGCACTCGCGCGGGCTGGCGAAAAAGGCGGCGTTGGAGCTAGCCGACGGCTATCTGGCACAGGTGG carries:
- a CDS encoding PadR family transcriptional regulator, producing MKKCACRGSFLERFIQPSILLLLNEEPMHGFSILKRLYKSDVMDYSSIDPTGLYRTLKKMEEAGLLASRLETGNPLQTKRIYEITQEGRVCLVFWKSTLLDYIAKIERLADAIPDTVEDGM
- a CDS encoding radical SAM protein, whose translation is MKRMISVKEEKTTVNKTLEKAGTGKELTREDALELLAIRNGSADYYTLLGTANAEARTRFQGRGTIFAQIGLNASPCPANCGFCSLVKDVFKEKNSFLLPVETAEKMADALVGQKVDELFLMTTANYPQADFLEYAARIHKHLPKGMRFVANLGDFDREYAKKLREAGFTGVYHIRRLGEGRDTQLPPEQRLRTMDAVRDAGMELYYCVEPIGPEHTAEELADEIFRAKDYPVEVMAVMKRVCVPGTKLYEHGEISAAELAKICAVTELCVKPKRAMGVHEPDELCLMAGANQIYAEVSVNPRDLNLSTETGRGASIARTHALLAAAEWKR
- a CDS encoding GTP-binding protein — its product is MTTKIVLVGGFLGAGKTTLLCRLAEVMRESGRRAAFITNDQAPELVDTILIKNISPSVGEISGSCFCCNFNGFVGAAKKLIEEFQPEFIFAEPVGSCTDLSATIIQPLKDLYGREMAAAPLSVLCDPRRLRKVLEKSCADIHPSAAYIIEKQLEEADLILISKSDTVTADELSSLIDDASARWPLAKVMAASARNGRGVTEWLSETLAAKAAGTHIADIDYDRYAEGEAALGWLNAKVRLRGGGIRWDDFTERLTSSLSGHFDARGSAVGHIKLIVRCGGHVTVANVTGGIETLTRRGAAGCGDSAEMTVNARVETTPQELEKAVREKLAEACGKDIAADVVDILSLQPGRPNPTHRYEEVIA
- a CDS encoding DUF5714 domain-containing protein codes for the protein MAANCGNERSFEVITERCLAYYNAPAGRKPLEIISEVMDDVNFPMHNFAHHYLVPAVLLTAVCVKEGTPPDIYQKKMAEVAARAKNVLPAFCGLYGACGAAVGCGIFMSVQTGTTPLSKETWGLCNHATAGALEKMADMGGPRCCKRNTFAALAYMKGYLVEKLSIDLEIPNEIKCAYSKFNNECLKEDCPYYDDKKEDAK
- a CDS encoding ABC transporter substrate-binding protein; this encodes MRKLLHLTFILTFAALIQAGGADAAEKLTVGNTGSSIKPAMVVLAHQMGYYKDEGLDVEIKQISNLNEGVTAVQMGKLDILPLGIIPSLTFIAKGADLVIYGGTIAEGGQGITLPQNKDKYKDMKSFKGRKIGVHRPETGHMIAKAKMREAGLDLDKDVEIIRIDGFQSIIEAVSKGIVDIGFVNSGFGLIAEKRGLAVAFNIGGIAPNAVCCRQTTSRAVYDSKRGALVKFQIANLRAYKLMMDDPGTAVKKLMEYSGQPEDYVKYCLYSNVMVITMDPAVNRIKDFYEIMDKNGDLPKNPKKEITNNIDASIYRVALDEMIKRYPKDASFKKMDREFAVNNL